In the Quercus lobata isolate SW786 chromosome 5, ValleyOak3.0 Primary Assembly, whole genome shotgun sequence genome, one interval contains:
- the LOC115990556 gene encoding phosphoribosylformylglycinamidine cyclo-ligase, chloroplastic/mitochondrial, with amino-acid sequence MLSIANEVDSLFFPLHTCIFPTLDVDLAEKVIKGIVDGCQQSACALLGGEVFGLFYSYYLFSLLKNLLVSMSALHLIYHVVYSPGIVRVHFMGFAVDIVKKDSVIDGRDIVAGDVLIGLPSSGIHSNGFSPVRQVLTQSGLSLEHKVPGEDVTLGEALMAPTVIYVMQVLDIISKGGIKGIAHITGGGFLDNIPRVFPKVLGAVIHNNSWEVPSVFKWIQEGKIEDDEMRQTFNMGIGMVLVVSKEASYRILESGNGAYKAYRIGKVVSGEGVSYH; translated from the exons atgttatcaattgcgaatgaagtagattcattattttttccGCTGCACACATGCATTTTTCCAACACTAGATGTTGACCTTGCTGAAAAG GTTATAAAAGGCATTGTAGATGGTTGCCAACAATCTGCTTGTGCTCTTTTAGGAGGAGAGGTATTTggcttattttattcttattacCTTTTTAGTCTCttgaaaaatttgcttgtgTCAATGAGTGCTCTCCATTTAATATATCATGTGGTTTACTCCCCAGGG ATTGTACG TGTGCATTTCATGGGTTTTGCTGTTGACATTGTAAAAAAAGATTCAGTTATTGATGGGAGAGACATTGTGGCTGGAGATGTCCTTATTGGCCTGCCATCCAGTGGCATTCATTCTAATGGTTTCTCTCCAGTAAGACA GGTTCTAACTCAAAGTGGCCTTTCTCTGGAGCACAAAGTTCCTGGTGAAGATGTTACATTAGGCGAAGCTTTGATGGCCCCAACCGTTATCTATGTTATGCAG gtacttgACATAATAAGCAAGGGTGGGATAAAGGGGATTGCCCACATCACAGGTGGTGGTTTCCTAGACAATATACCTCGAGTGTTTCCAAAAGTGCTTGGTGCTGTCATCCATAATAACTCTTGGGAAGTCCCAAGTGTGTTTAAGTGGATTCAAGAG GGAAAAATCGAGGATGATGAGATGAGGCAGACTTTTAACATGGGCATTGGGATGGTTCTAGTTGTGAGCAAGGAGGCGTCTTATAGAATACTTGAGAGTGGAAATGGAGCTTATAAAGCATACCGGATTGGTAAGGTTGTAAGTGGTGAAGGAGTGAGCTACCATTAA